A window of Schistocerca serialis cubense isolate TAMUIC-IGC-003099 chromosome 1, iqSchSeri2.2, whole genome shotgun sequence genomic DNA:
ACAGCTCTTCTGTGTTGTGCATGATTCTGGTATATTCATACGACTTGTGAACCAACCTATAGTTCAGTTGAAAAGTGAATTATGGCACTTATTTGCATATACCGCTTAATGTAATGAGACATGGCCTTAAACCTTGCCCCTGTTTCTTTCTGCTAAGTGCTATTTTGATTACTAGTTAGTGGTTTTTAAATTCATGTGTAACTCCTGTTGTTGTACTTATTATTTTTGAGAGATTGATACCATTTTATTATAATGTGCATTGCATATATGCTAAGTCACAAATACACTTATTGTTGTATATGTTTTCTCATTTTTTACCTTTCTGCATAGACATTTCAATATCAGTAGTTACATGTTATAAAAACTGGAAGTGTGCATTGATATTTGCTTAATGCTATCTTATGTGGTTTGTTTCTTCTCTTTAGGTTTGATTGGCCATCACTTAATTCCTGtttcttccttttctctgctgtccttccttctcctttcagttatttccttttccCTGTTACTCCCCTGTCCCTCCACCCTGCCACCATCAGTTACCCGAAGGAAAGTCCATTAATCTGTGTTACTGTGTCCTGCCCCTGTCTTGAATATGCACACTATTTGACCAACTTTCTTCCCTTGACTTCTGTGTTCTCTCCATCTTCCGCTTCCCGTATCAGCACACTCATCACTAGTAAAGTGGACTTAGAATTTCCTGTATGTTTGGACTACCTGCTGTGAAAAAGTACAAGAATTTCAAAATATTATTAGACATCACTAGGTATTATGTACCTGTCAGCCAGTATGTCTTTTATCCTAGAGGTGGCTGATGACCATTCGCATTCCATACACGATATGACAATACTATAACACTTTTATTGCTTGTATTTAGTTTGGTAACATTGCTAATTACAGAATATAATTATTTTTCAGGTGTGCTTCTTGTATGGCATGGTTATAAACATAATTGGGAGGAATACGAACTACAGCTTAATAGTTCTCAACTTAATCAGTGAGAAGAATgcagtgtttttatttttcatgGAATATGATTGCAGGCATCCACGGCAAAAGATATGAGTGACACTGATGATACTGATCTCCTTTTGATTATTCCTCCAGATTTTTTTAATGTGCGCTCATCTGATTCTGAAGACTCAGAATTTTCGGTTATCAGAAGAGACTCTGACATCAGTCGTCACATTGTGCAAGACCTGGTTAATCATGTTAATCAGCTTGAGTCCAGAGTGTGTACAATTGAAAGTAAGGAAAATCTAGTTTCAAATGGCAGAAGTCTTGACTGCTCAGTGGCCGTCGACTCTGCAGATATAAAGCACGGTGATGTGGCTCTTAGTTTCTATTCAATGACATCAACAGGTTATAGATTTGGAACCAGTTTAGATTGTAACAGAAGTGCACTGCATacatcttggaagcagaagcccCAGTCGCTCCCTACTACTCCAAGCACCCATCACCAGAGGCTTCAGCTAATACCTGATATTTTAGGACACTCTTACACAAACTCAATTCATGGACGAGATAATATTCGTTCATGTGCAGGAAATAGAATTCCTGATGACAGAATAAAGAGCAGCACATCACTTGCAGACAATTTACCAAAAAATGATTCAGCTCGGACTGTGTTATCTGACAGCAGTGATAGTTACCCTCTATTCTCAGAACCAGATGACCAAAGAACAATGTCTTATCAAGACTTGAGTTTTTTGAGTGAAATTGATGAATTCCTTGAAAGTAAAAGAGCAGTTTCACGAGAACACGAGATTACATCTGATCTCATGGCAAACAATGACCTTAAAAGTAAACTGGAAAAGAACAATATAAACATTAATAAAAAGGGTAGCAGCTTTATAGAATTTGACAGTATGAACAAGCATTCTTCATTATTCCATCCTGATGTGAATTCTATTGTTTATGATACGAAAAGGTTAACATTGTCTGATGTTGATAAACTACttttggaaatggagaaaaaacagTCTGAAATAGAGCAAAAATTAAAACTTGGTAGACCTTCTTATCACTCTTCAGTGCCTGTGTCATACAGTTGTGATAGACCGTCTTCCATATTTTCTGATAGCAGAAAGCAGTCTGATGATAGAAATTGCAGTAAATTTTCAGTACCTGACTCTCAAAGTTATAATGGAACTGTAAATTCCAATGGCAGATGGAAAGAGGTGAATGATGAAATGCTACCTGCTGCACGTGATGTATGCACAGAGGGCAAAAAATCTCTTGAGAAAGAAGAAGTAGAGAAAATGTCAGTGTCTAAAAAATTATCCGTTGTAGGTGATAATATTTGTTCAGTACCTGACTTAGGATATAGTGTTCGAAACATAATGATGCAGCCATCAAGCAGTGCAGATCACGAGACACTGCTAACTAATTCAGCTGATCAGAGAGGACACGTTACAAGTAGAAATATATGTGTAAAAGGAAACGAAGTTCCTAAACAATATGCCACAGAAGAATCATCAATGTGTGCTTCTATGCTTAGGGATAATATTGGCTCAGTGCCAGACTCAGAATATGGTGTTCAAAACTTAATGATGCAGCATTCAGAGAATGCAAACCACCCACCAACACAGAATGTTTCAACTGATGAGAGAAACAGTATTGCAAGTGCAAATATCCTAGCTAGTCATACTACTTTAATAAGTATGAGTGAATCGTTGAACCATTTACCCAGCACGAACCCTACAAATACATCAGGTGCAAGTAATAGAACCGATGTAACCCTACCGGTAAGCAGTGAAGGCAGACTGACAGTGCAGTCCAGCAATAAAGAAAATGAAGTATTATGTCAAATACTGGATAAACCATACCAGCCACCCTCTCATGGTTCAATGCGAGTTACTTCAAGACATTTCACCAACATACTTGAAATTGATGAAAAAAATAACAAGAATCAAACAGAATGTTACACAGAAGATAACAGAAGTAAGTTGCAGCAACCATTTGGTATTGCTACCTCCTCAATGAACAATGTGGGAGATAAGATTGTTCCCAATGAATATCAGGGCTTCCACAATATGACAAAATGTGGTGAGCAAGTTGATTCTGGTGTTGTGAAACAAATGGACCAGGCTGTTAATAGTGGAAGGAACTCAAATGATGATACAGACACTATTACAAACAGAAGAGTGAGGGAAATGCCTAGCAGGAGGATGGATTTCAGTGGTCATACATATTCTGggaaattcatgaagaagaaagttgaattTTCCAGGGAATCCTCTAACACTCACATCAAAGGCAAATCAGGATCTTGGACTGATGGTAAGAATTAAAATCAATCAAATATTTTATTGCATGAagtacatttctgttttcttttgttgACAGTGCATGTACTATGTGAGTACTGGATGTTACAGTTATAAACTAGTCATTTAGGTTGATGTATTGTTCCTAATTTTGGATGCTGCTTTGCTTCCACTCTCGATCATAGGAGTAATGTTGGTGTTTTTATGATATTCTTTTAAGTGACACATATCTTGATGCATTTTCACATGTTGGATACTTGAGTTTGGTCTGAGCTGTGTGATCCATTTTACAGGGGAAAAATATCCACATAACAGCTGCAttttttctttgaactttattTGCAGACTTGCTTTGGAACTTATATTTCCATTACCAGCACTGCACAATGATAACTAAAGTTATGCCAGTGATGTAAAGTAAAAGatacacacacattgtttttttattcattttccttATATCATAAAATAAGCTTACAAATATATTATTTCAAGCCCTAGAATATTCAAAGTATTTGAATATTTTAACTCTCATACTATAACAAGTCCTAAAATAGTTTTCATTGGCGGTAAATCCTGATACAGTTAAAATTTTTAACTCGtcacatttaaatttgaatttgaataTTTTAACCATGATTAGTTCAAAATCTGGAATGTAACATCTTGATGAGTCAGTGGTACAACTTATTTTAGGACTTGGCATAATGTGAAACTCATATCCTTATTTTGcaatagaaagaaaattacctTAAAAAGTATAGTCTTTACCTTTTATTGTtgatgtaataatttttcttttgtagtACAATGCTGGTAATGGAAATGTAAGTTTCTGTAACAGGCCAGCAAGAAAAATGGAAGCCGTTTGGTTGATATTCTTCCTATAAAAAAAAGGCACATATCCTATGAGTGACAGCAAATTGAGGCATTTTAAGATCTAGTTAAAGGCATCAGCTCCTAAATACAATAAATTCCATACATATTTCATTGATTATGAATGGATGTAACTCAAATTTGGTTTTGTTCAGTCTCAAGGTGAGCTATAGGCTGGTCATGTAAGTTAATTCTTTCAATCTGGGGCAGAAATCACTCCCAAATTTCTTTGGCTTTCACAGATTTGAAAAGAAGTGCCTGGGAAGACCTTTGATTCCATAGAATCTCTTGAACTCTACACTGATCGTCTGTGTTTGGTTAAATATTTTTAGTTGTTTCAGCAGCTATTGAGAAACCTTAACATTAAATCGAACAAAAGAACCTGGGAGGCTAGTTTCAAGAAAACTTGATAAATAAAGGAAAATCTCattgaaacaacacacacacacattaggaaGCTTTGGTTGTAGTCAGAAGCAATAAGGAACATTTGACTATGTGCCTTTACCATAAGGCATTACAAGTGACTGCTGATACATTCAAATGGCAGGTAGCATCAGCAGGATTGCTGCCGATTTCCTTAACCATACTTCGCCATATGACCTACtactgtttctaatggttttcaGTATTTTGCTTCCTGCAGCTCTCGGATAttgaagaaaagacatttttaattgtttacaccaaaggttctatttatttatttactggcaATGTAGTTTCTGGCTTTGCCCATTTTCACAAGCCACCTATTACAGAGAACAAAATGTTATGAGTGGATATGTTGAAAGATGATAACAAAGGTACCAGTAATAATGTGGTGCAGATAATAACTACTTAGATAATTTGTACTTGGGATATAtactaatgtgaccacctgtcaaaagtctgaataaccacctctCACAGTGCGGACTGCTGCAAGATGTACAGCAAAGGAGTTGATGAGATTCTGCAAGATACTGACAGAGGTGTGGAGTCAAGCCAACTCCAGTGTCTTCGTTGAAGATCCATGACATAAACAGCCCAATCGAGTTTATTCCACAGATTCTCAGTTGGGTTTAAATGTGGGGAGTTTTGTAGCCAGGGGAATATGGcaaactcatcctcgtgctctttGAGCAATGCTTGTACACTACTAGCTGTTTGACATGTGTTGTCCTGGTGGTAGAtccagggtgacagttattgaactatattaaataaaatcatcatgacttctgaacagtttgtgttaggacattcaaactgcacgggtGGCCGTGGGGCATAATGGGAGTTAGTATGTGCATGCGCATTTGGGTTAGTGACGAAGccctctttcatttggatgagtttgtTAATAAACAAAATTGGCACTTTGGGGGACTGATAATACACAGTTCACAAttagtctcttcatcctcaacaggtgactatggtgtgcaatttccagtcatggaataattggtgcaatattccttgttggcatggtgactactgaatggtacgtgaagatattggaagatgatttcatcgtcattatccaaagtgacctgattctgacaagatgtggttcatgcaatatggtgctcaaccccatcgaagcatgaaagtatttgatgtcctggaggagcactttgggtacTGCATCCTGGCTCTGGGATAtacagaggccactggcgtgggccttGATTggagccatattctccggatctgaacacatgcgactcctttttgtggggctatattaaagacaaagtgtacagcagtaaccccaaaaccattgctgagctgaaaacagccattcaggtggtcattgacagcatcgatgttccgacacttcagtgagtcatgcagaatttctctattcgtctgtgccacatcattacCAATAATGGCAGTCATATCAAACATCTCagaacctaaattcgaatatctgtagtgatgtttacatgttgaataaggtgtgtgtgcacaccgtagtttataacaaatgctcatgtCCCAAACAGGTCACTAACACATCGTAAAATGTCGATAGCAGAGTTTCATCTACTGTTGTAAACTACAGTGtgtgcacactttattcaacatgtaaacatcactgcagatattcggatgtaggttttgacatgtttgatatgactgccattattggcgatgatgtggcattaattaattaatcatttttttGTGTTCCATCAGACACATGGCCATTGGTGCGTAAAGGgtgaaatgtctgaaagtaaacaccctgcaacaatcttcAGAAGGTGCCAGGCCAGAGGAGAGTATAATGGCAGGGGGAAAGTTTTCTTGGCATTCTCCACATGATCTTTGCAATggataaacatgttgttgttgttgttgttgttgttgttgttgtcttcagtcctgagactgatttgatgcagctctccatgctactctatcgtgtgcaagcttcttcatctcccagtacctactgcaacctacatccttctgaatctgcttagtgtattcatctcttggtctccctctacgatttttaccctccacactgccctccaatgctaaatttgtgatcccttgatgcctcaaaacatgtcctaccaaccgatcccttcttctagtcaagttgtgccacaaacttctcttctccccaatcctatttaatacctcctcattagttacgtgatctacccaccttatcttcagcattcttctgtagcaccacatttcgaaagcttcaattctcttcttgtccaaactacttatcgtccatgtttcacttccatacgtggctacactccatacaaatactttcagaaacgacttcctgacacttaaatctatactcgatgttaacaaatttctcttcttgagaaacgctttccttgccattgccagtctactttttatatcctctctacttcgaccatcatcggttattttactctccaaatagcaaaactcctttactactttaagtgtctcatttcctaatctaattccctcagcatcacccgacttaatttgactacattccattatcctcgttttgcttttgttgatgttcatcttatatcctcttttcaagacactgtccattccgttcaattgctcttccaagtcctttgctgtctctgacagaattacaatgtcatcagcgaacctcaaagtttttacttcttctcaatgaattttaatacctactccaaatttttcttttgtttcctttactgcttgctcaatatacagattgaataacatcggggagaggctacaaccctgtctcactcctttcccaaccactgcttccctttcatgcccctcgactcttataactgccatctggtttctgtacaaattgtaaatagcctttcgctccctgtattttacccctgccaccttcagaatttgaaatagagtattccagtcaacattgtcaaaagctttctctaagtctacaaatgctagaaacgtaggtttgccttttcttaatctttcttctaagataagtcgtaaggtcagtattgcctcacgtgttccaacatttctacggaatccaagctgatcttccccgaggtcggcttctaccagtttttccattcgtctggaaagaattcgtgttagtattttccagctgtgacttattaaactgatagttcggtaatggataaacatataaacacaaatatgcatatatccttggggactatgtccacctccacaagcagtttgtttttcctcggcacgatggtacaaggtgacaattattgaactatatgaaaaaaaaggtGTGTTTGAACCATGAGTACGCAGCAAGGAAAATAAGTGTGGGCTTGAGTACCAATTATTGAGGTAGAGGGTATGTCAATTCTAAGTAGGACTTTATACAAGTAGCCACTACATCACCAGTTTTCCCCAAATTGTGGAACTCTGTTTCTGTTGATATCCCTGTATAAACAAGGAAATCTAAGACACAGCCAGTCTTACAATCAAATAACACAAATGTTTTTATTCTGAATCTACTCTGTTTCGATGGAATGAATTGTCTGAAAGATAAGAGTCCTTTGAATGATAACAAACATGAATTCGGAATTTCTAATGTGTATTAAATACATAACACAAAGCTGTACAGACTTTATTGACAATGTTCCTAATTTTGAGTAATCTGTCTCCTTcagtattggcagagttgtcattgaAATGTAACGTTGTCACAAGTAATAAAAAATAGTCTCTTGATAAATGTTCACTAAGGATTGGAGCATTTAGAACATCATCTCTGGTCTAGTATTCGCTAATTTTCAGTTATTTCACACTACGCATCAGAAGACAAACAGCTAtgaaacaatgttgttgttgttgttgttgttgtcttctgtcctgacactggtttgctgcagctctccatgctactctatcctgtgcaagcttcttcatctcccaatacctactgcagcctacatccttctgaatctgcttagtgtattcatctcttggtctccctttacgatttttaccctccacgctgccctccaatactaaattggtgatccctcgatgtctcagagcatgtcctaccaaccgatcctttcttctattcaagttgtgccacaagcttctcttctccccaattctattcaatacctcctcattagttatgtgatctacccatctaatcttcagcattcttctgtagcaccacattttgaaagctcctactctcttcttgtctaaactatttatcatccacgtttcacttccatacatggctacactccatacaaattctttcagaaacgacttcctgacatttaaatctatactcgatgttaacaaatttttcttcttaagtaaagctttccttgccattgccagtgttcattttatatcctctctacttcgaccatcatcagttattttgctccccaaatagcaaaactcctttactactttgagtgtctcatttcctaatctaattccctcagcatcacccgacttaattcgactacattccattatcctcgttttactttggttgatgttcatcttataccctcctttcaagacactgtccattccattcagctgctcttccaagtcctttgctgtttctgacagtattacaatgtcttcggtgaacctcaaagtttttatttcttctccatggattttaatacctactccgaacttttcttttgtttcctttattacttgttcaatatacagattgaatagcatcggggttaggctacaaccctgtctcattcccttcccaaccactgcttccctttcatacccctcgactcgtatgactgccatctggtttctgtacaaattgtaaatagcctttcgctccctgtattttacctctgccaccttcagaatttgaaagagagtattccagtcaacattgtcaaaagctttctctaagtctacaaatgctagaaacgtaggtttgactttccttaatctttcttctaagattagtcgtagggtcagtatggcctcacgagttctaacatttctacggaatccaaactgatcttccccgaggtcggcttctaccaatttttccattcgtctataaagaatttgcgttagtattttccagctgtgacttattaaactgatagttcggtaattgtcacatctgttaacacctgctttctttggaattggaattattatattcttcttgaagtctgagggaatttcgcctatctcatacatcttgctcaccagatggtagagttttgtcaggactggctctcccaaggctgtcagtagttctaatggaatgttgtctacgcccggggccttgtttccactcaggtctttcagtgctctgtcaaactcttcacgcagtatcatatctcccatttcatcttcatctacatcctcttccatttccataattttgtcctcaagaacatcactccTATATAGAGcctctatagactccttccacctttctactttcccttctttgcttagaactgggtttccatctgggctcttgatattcgtgcaagtgattctcttttctccaaaggtctctttaattttcctgtaggcagtatctatcttacgcctggtgagataagcctctacatccttacatatgtcctctagccatccctgctcagccattttgctattcctgtcgatctcatttttgagatgtttgtatccctttttgcctgcttcacttgctgcatttttgtattttctcctttcatcagttaaattcagtatctcttctgttacccaaggatttctactagcccatgtctttttacctacttgatcctctgctgccttcactatttcattcctcaaagctacccattcttcttctactgtatttctttcccccattcctgtcaattgttgacttatgctctccctgaaactctgtacaacctctggttctttcagtttatgcaggtcccatctccataaaatcccacttttttgcagtttcttcactttttatctacagttcataactaatagattgtggtcagagtccacatctgcccctggaaatgtcttacaatttaaaacctggtacctaaatctcaatcttaccattatataatctatctgaaaccttctagtatctccagggttcttccacgtatacaaccttctttcatgattcttgaaccaagtgtttgctctgtgcaaaattctaccaggcagcttcctcttccatttcttagccccaatccatattcacctactaagtttccttctcttccttctcctactgtcgaattccagtcacccatgactattaaatttttgtctcccttcgctacctgaataatttcttttatctcatcatacatttcatcaatttcttcgtcatcctgccgagctagttggcatataaacttgtactactgtagtaggtgtgggcttcatgtctatcttggccacaatagtgtgttcactatgctgtttgtagtagcttacctgtactcctatttttttttatacattattaaacctactcctgcattaaccctatttgattttgtatttataaccctgtattcacctgaccaaaagtcttgttcctcctgccaccgaacttcactaattcccactatatctaactttaacctatccatttccctttttaaattttctgacctatctgcccgattaaggaatctgacattacacgctccaatccgtagaacaccagttttctttctcctgataacgaagtgcccttgagtagtccccgcccggagatctgaatgggggactattttacctccagtatattttacccaagaggacgtcatcatcatttaatcatacagtaaagctgcatgccctcgggaaaaattacggctgtagtttccctttgctttcagccattcgcagtaccagaacagcaaggccattttggttagcttacaagccagatcagtcagtcatccagactgttgcccctgcaactactgaaaaggctgctgcccctcttcaggaaccacacgtttgtctggcctctcaacagatacccctccgttgtggttgcacctacggtacggctatctgtatcgttgaggcatgcaagcctccccaccaacggcaaggtccatggttcatgggaggcatgaaacaatacatttcttaATATCCAGTATCTTTCCTCTTTGATATGCGAGAATGCACTGTTTCTGGAGTATCCTCATTGGTGAATAAGTAAAACTGATTCATTTCATAAGCTATATACTTCATCAGTTTTTCTGTAAAGAATAACATGAAAACTGACAGAACACTTGGCTCATTCCCTGATTGACACACATGTCCCGATAGGTTATCATCAAATGCATGATTAACTGTctgaaaatcattttctttccagtcAAATTTTTTGCCAAGATGTGATTTCTTCATAGGCATTTCACTATCAATTTTTGATACTTCAGACTCAGAACAACTAGCATCTCTTGTTGAAACGTGAGACTGTGTAGTGTCCCCTGCTGATGTGGATGGTTTATGACTACAGCTTCCCTGTTCTGTAGGAGAGCTATCACTTTCAtcaaaatgaagtagttcattctcACTGTCACTCCTCGTATGAATCTCCATGATTTCTCCCTCAGTGCGCCCATGACGTCATGCCATTTGTTTTGTAAAGTATAGGATGCGAAGAACGCAGATGTAAATTCCGATGAACAGTGAACTGTATTGTGATAGTGTGAAGCCTAGGCTCACGACAGACAAAGAATCAGATGACAAACTAGTGCCCACAATTACGAAATACTATGAGACGTGGGGCAGGAAGTCTGCTGTGCAACTTATTTCATCATCGGCACTCAGGTAGCGGCGCATCTATACTCATCATCAGCACTTGGGGCCAGCAGAGTAAACTTGTCAACAGCAGTCAAAACGGTTAATCAGGATATGAATTGCACCCCATGCTACAATAATCAATCAAAAATATTTGAGCACAGACTATTCACTGAAAATCCAATTGGGACATTATAAATGAAATAATGATAGAAATAAAATGAAAGCTTACTGTATGACTGTACTACCCTACCataatattattgcacttggcctttcgtggccgttatcggaaacatgcAGTGACACTACAGTGAACAAAAACAGCATCAGCTTTTTAACCATCATATACATGGTGGAAGTCTCAGTAGCTTCAAGAGCAAGTTGTTCGATAGTTAAAACAGCACAGCACATTCTGATCGGCTTCAGGTGCACAGGCAAACACAGAAGCCAACCAAAGTGCAATAACAAAGGTGTAATAACATTGTGGTCAACTAATAATGGATGGAACACTGTGCATCATACTGAAGAAAATCAGTGATATTAAAATGTGTGGAACTCAGATTGCCATTCTCTCACATGATATCCAGCACACCATtaggggcaacaggcagattccatattcctagatttccagaaaatgtttgacgcTGTGCCCCACTACAGACTGGTAATTAAGGCTCTAgcttatggaataggttcccagatatgtgagtggcttgaagacttcgtaagtaatagaacccaatatgttgtcctcgataacaagtgttcatcaaagacaaggctaCTTCATGAGTGCCCCCAGAGAAATGTGATAagaccactcttgttctctatatacctAAACGTTCTGATGGATAGGGTGAGcaacaatctgtggctgtttgttgatgactttGTAGGATATGGGGAAGTGTCATTGTAATGTGGGGAGGATACAG
This region includes:
- the LOC126484058 gene encoding uncharacterized protein LOC126484058, whose protein sequence is MSDTDDTDLLLIIPPDFFNVRSSDSEDSEFSVIRRDSDISRHIVQDLVNHVNQLESRVCTIESKENLVSNGRSLDCSVAVDSADIKHGDVALSFYSMTSTGYRFGTSLDCNRSALHTSWKQKPQSLPTTPSTHHQRLQLIPDILGHSYTNSIHGRDNIRSCAGNRIPDDRIKSSTSLADNLPKNDSARTVLSDSSDSYPLFSEPDDQRTMSYQDLSFLSEIDEFLESKRAVSREHEITSDLMANNDLKSKLEKNNININKKGSSFIEFDSMNKHSSLFHPDVNSIVYDTKRLTLSDVDKLLLEMEKKQSEIEQKLKLGRPSYHSSVPVSYSCDRPSSIFSDSRKQSDDRNCSKFSVPDSQSYNGTVNSNGRWKEVNDEMLPAARDVCTEGKKSLEKEEVEKMSVSKKLSVVGDNICSVPDLGYSVRNIMMQPSSSADHETLLTNSADQRGHVTSRNICVKGNEVPKQYATEESSMCASMLRDNIGSVPDSEYGVQNLMMQHSENANHPPTQNVSTDERNSIASANILASHTTLISMSESLNHLPSTNPTNTSGASNRTDVTLPVSSEGRLTVQSSNKENEVLCQILDKPYQPPSHGSMRVTSRHFTNILEIDEKNNKNQTECYTEDNRSKLQQPFGIATSSMNNVGDKIVPNEYQGFHNMTKCGEQVDSGVVKQMDQAVNSGRNSNDDTDTITNRRVREMPSRRMDFSGHTYSGKFMKKKVEFSRESSNTHIKGKSGSWTDGGSNVFQMRRSGHYDNTSTSSGPLLSLSELWGSESSGHNRKSSNIEQRLEEEVYRRQHCERLVQELQRQLLEEREKLAVAMRVDESKDYAISQLQTAWEKLVGHWHDLEDERNELAQQLQDHKITAAQEATELQEKVKSVERELSRALELAQGYQTRCSEMECELVKAKSSTEATVALSEAKMLNLNNEIASITAERDRLLTRVSDVETAITKDRSLLKDAEAEMKKMQDTMTNQEAEIHSLKQQSETLLLRLNEAKSKNQLLENSKTAVQKALEETKKKEKERQSELKEVVEQMKQEKLKLRDSYQQQVETLVREKVQEFQSQLDAAETALEQREKTLAEMTSQQIKLLTEKYQMEVKLLEEKQQEEMKLYKIQLAQANQQLAKLQAQLQLQTKHRNELLEQLHDAMEAQWQEALRMVQGKGDAWTTSHFNDVDSPPHRKSPSTKDHPVSLPETTAIDKYQFAKMLDTVKNAAAFQEAYHSDIPPLTLPTSSAASTVDDEPFSKEDQLTYRVQENKQHSVSPGEELRKYIQQLLDRSPGNPTQEVTQESAERDIDKEMEHPVSSVPVWEPVGTDQASISSVASTSQLGMISRDVYDTVKGTRNMKSNKPPWK